A DNA window from Flavisolibacter ginsenosidimutans contains the following coding sequences:
- a CDS encoding RNA polymerase sigma factor yields the protein MKAEQHQIALLQGLARNDRKAIETIYKENFNLIQALVVNNNGSAEDAKDIFQEAMIVLYQKVQSGSFELNCQLKTFVYSVCRRLWLKRLMQQSKYSLHENTEDFVLVDEEMEEHEKRDNEFTVMEKAMGSLGEPCKSLLEAFYLQKKNMQEIAGTFGYTNAENAKTQKYKCLMRLKKIFFTQYKNVTP from the coding sequence TTGAAAGCAGAGCAGCATCAAATCGCTTTACTACAGGGACTGGCCCGGAACGACCGAAAAGCAATTGAAACCATCTACAAAGAAAATTTCAATTTGATACAGGCGCTGGTGGTGAACAACAACGGCAGCGCCGAAGACGCAAAGGATATTTTTCAGGAAGCGATGATTGTTCTTTACCAAAAAGTGCAGTCGGGCTCTTTTGAATTAAACTGCCAGCTAAAAACCTTTGTCTATTCTGTGTGTCGCCGGTTGTGGCTAAAAAGGCTGATGCAGCAAAGCAAGTACAGCCTGCACGAAAACACCGAGGACTTTGTACTGGTAGACGAGGAAATGGAAGAACACGAAAAACGCGACAACGAATTTACCGTGATGGAAAAGGCAATGGGCAGTTTGGGCGAACCGTGCAAGAGCTTGTTGGAGGCTTTTTATTTGCAGAAGAAGAACATGCAGGAGATTGCCGGCACCTTTGGTTACACCAATGCCGAAAACGCCAAGACGCAGAAGTACAAATGCCTGATGCGACTGAAAAAAATATTTTTTACGCAATATAAAAATGTGACGCCGTGA
- a CDS encoding chorismate mutase, whose protein sequence is MQTTMENQKRSVQDAWQKRPLIISGPCSAETEEQVLETATRLAKTGKVDMLRAGIWKPRTRPGSFEGVGTKGLPWLQQARKLTGLPTAVEVATGKQVEDALHFDVDVLWIGARTTVNPFSVQEVADALRGVKVPVLIKNPINPDLELWIGAVERVAKAGIEQIGLIHRGFSSYGNTEFRNAPMWHLAIEMKRRNPNMLIINDPSHICGRRDILLEVAQEAINLDYDGLMIESHIDPDNAWSDAKQQITPEQLAGLLGEIVWRKEDIPSEEVHAMLEKMRAQINQLDDELLQLLSQRMKIADKIGQYKKENNLTILQTRRWNEILERACKKGEKMGLGREFITKYLDAVHMESINHQNKIFHG, encoded by the coding sequence ATGCAAACAACAATGGAGAACCAAAAACGCAGTGTGCAGGACGCCTGGCAAAAGCGGCCGCTGATCATCTCTGGCCCTTGCAGCGCCGAAACCGAAGAACAGGTTTTGGAAACGGCAACACGTCTCGCAAAAACGGGTAAGGTAGACATGCTTCGCGCCGGCATTTGGAAGCCACGTACACGTCCCGGCAGTTTTGAAGGCGTGGGTACAAAAGGATTGCCCTGGTTGCAACAGGCAAGAAAACTTACAGGCCTTCCAACGGCTGTGGAAGTAGCCACTGGCAAGCAAGTGGAAGATGCGTTGCACTTCGATGTGGACGTGTTGTGGATTGGCGCCCGCACAACGGTAAACCCGTTCAGCGTGCAGGAAGTTGCGGATGCGTTGCGTGGCGTAAAGGTTCCTGTGCTCATTAAAAATCCTATCAACCCAGATTTAGAATTGTGGATCGGTGCTGTTGAACGCGTTGCCAAAGCTGGCATCGAACAAATTGGGCTGATTCACCGCGGCTTTTCGTCGTACGGCAACACGGAGTTTCGCAACGCACCGATGTGGCACCTTGCCATTGAAATGAAACGCCGCAATCCGAACATGCTTATCATCAACGATCCTTCGCACATTTGCGGCCGTCGCGATATTTTGCTGGAGGTGGCGCAGGAAGCTATCAACCTTGATTACGATGGATTGATGATTGAATCGCACATTGATCCCGACAATGCCTGGAGCGACGCAAAGCAACAAATCACACCGGAACAATTAGCGGGTTTGCTTGGCGAAATTGTTTGGCGCAAAGAAGATATTCCGTCGGAAGAAGTGCACGCCATGCTTGAAAAAATGCGTGCGCAGATTAACCAGCTTGACGACGAATTGTTGCAGTTGTTAAGCCAACGCATGAAGATTGCCGACAAGATTGGTCAATACAAAAAAGAAAACAACCTCACGATTTTGCAAACACGCCGCTGGAACGAGATTTTGGAAAGGGCTTGTAAGAAAGGAGAGAAGATGGGCCTTGGCCGCGAGTTCATTACAAAATATCTCGATGCGGTGCACATGGAAAGCATCAATCACCAGAACAAAATCTTTCACGGCTAA
- a CDS encoding DEAD/DEAH box helicase, with amino-acid sequence MATFGELGLNEEILKSVEELGFTQPTPIQEKAIPVLLSGTKDLIGLAQTGTGKTAAFGLPLLQLIDSAKKYPQALIVCPTRELCLQIVSEVENFKKHTRNVHLVAVYGGSSITQQIRDIRRGVHVVVATPGRLIDLIERKAINLEEISYVVLDEADEMLNMGFQDDIEFILQNTPKRESTWLFSATMPPEIRNVSKRYMKDPFEITVGKKNTANKNVDHQFVVTAAHHRYETLKRLIDFNPGMYGIIFTRTKADAQEIAEKLTREGYDIDALHGDLTQQQRNKVMDEFREKTLQLLIATDVAARGIDVQGITHVINYELPDDIEVYTHRSGRTGRAGKTGVCISIVHVREAYRIRDIERMVQVPFHKLEIPSGKDVCRKQFFYFMDKLLATDISHGDYESYLPMLAEKFADISKEEVLKRVAALEFDRFLKYYENAEDLNVRERRDDRRGSERQSDRGGERRRDTRGREFGGGGNTTRLFVNLGTKDGFYKASFLQFILDMSDLGKDVLGRIDMKEMNSWVEVEKGAAQKMMQAIDGKKYKGRRIRMNEADSVRR; translated from the coding sequence ATGGCAACATTTGGTGAACTCGGATTGAACGAAGAGATACTGAAATCCGTTGAAGAGCTGGGCTTTACGCAACCAACACCCATCCAGGAAAAGGCAATCCCGGTGCTGCTTTCCGGCACAAAAGATTTAATTGGCCTGGCACAAACCGGCACCGGCAAAACCGCTGCCTTTGGCCTTCCGCTTTTGCAATTAATTGATTCCGCAAAAAAATATCCGCAGGCACTCATTGTTTGTCCTACGCGGGAACTCTGCCTGCAAATTGTAAGCGAAGTTGAAAACTTCAAAAAACACACACGCAACGTTCATCTCGTTGCGGTATATGGTGGTTCTTCCATCACGCAACAAATTCGCGACATCCGCCGCGGCGTGCATGTTGTGGTGGCCACGCCGGGCCGATTGATTGATCTAATCGAGCGCAAGGCAATTAACCTTGAAGAAATCAGCTACGTGGTTTTGGACGAAGCCGACGAGATGCTGAACATGGGCTTTCAGGACGACATCGAATTTATTTTACAGAACACGCCCAAGCGTGAAAGCACCTGGCTTTTCAGCGCAACGATGCCGCCGGAAATTCGAAACGTAAGCAAGCGGTACATGAAAGATCCGTTCGAGATTACCGTTGGCAAAAAGAATACAGCCAACAAGAACGTGGATCATCAATTTGTGGTAACAGCGGCTCATCATCGTTACGAAACGCTCAAGCGTCTGATTGATTTTAATCCCGGTATGTACGGCATCATCTTCACCCGCACCAAAGCCGATGCGCAGGAGATTGCCGAAAAGCTGACAAGGGAAGGATACGACATTGATGCGCTGCACGGTGACTTAACGCAGCAGCAACGCAACAAAGTGATGGACGAGTTTCGCGAGAAAACCTTGCAACTTTTGATCGCAACAGACGTTGCGGCCCGCGGCATTGACGTGCAAGGCATCACACACGTTATCAATTACGAGCTGCCCGATGATATCGAAGTTTACACACACCGCAGCGGCCGTACAGGGCGGGCTGGCAAAACAGGGGTTTGTATTTCCATCGTGCACGTCCGCGAAGCTTACCGCATCCGTGACATTGAGCGCATGGTACAAGTGCCTTTTCACAAGCTCGAAATTCCGTCGGGCAAAGACGTTTGCCGCAAGCAATTCTTTTATTTCATGGACAAGTTGCTGGCAACCGACATTAGCCACGGCGATTACGAATCTTATTTGCCAATGCTTGCAGAAAAATTTGCCGACATCAGCAAAGAAGAAGTATTGAAAAGAGTGGCTGCGTTAGAATTTGACCGCTTCTTAAAATATTACGAGAATGCCGAAGACCTTAACGTTCGCGAACGTCGCGATGATAGAAGAGGAAGCGAAAGACAAAGCGATAGAGGCGGCGAACGAAGAAGGGATACAAGAGGCAGAGAGTTTGGCGGTGGTGGAAACACAACCCGTTTATTCGTAAACCTCGGAACCAAAGATGGCTTTTACAAAGCAAGTTTCCTCCAATTTATTTTGGACATGAGCGATTTGGGCAAAGACGTTCTCGGCCGCATTGACATGAAGGAAATGAACAGTTGGGTAGAAGTAGAGAAAGGCGCTGCGCAAAAGATGATGCAGGCTATTGACGGAAAAAAATACAAGGGCCGCCGGATACGAATGAATGAGGCGGATAGTGTGCGCAGATAA
- a CDS encoding pyridoxal phosphate-dependent aminotransferase, producing MKIELANRLAGIGEYYFSQKLREIDELNKAGKAVINLGIGSPDLAPDADVIKTLQTESNKPNVHGYQSYKGVAALREAIAAWYQKWYGVSLDAATEVLPLIGSKEGIMHICMTYLNEGDEALIPNPGYPTYSSAVKLAGGKPVYYHLNEENDWAPNFDELEKTDLSKVKLMWVNYPQMPTGQLPTKELFENLVAFGKKNNILICHDNPYSFILNESPMSLLSVEGAKDVVVELNSLSKSHNMAGWRVGMLCGAKERIDEVLRFKSNMDSGMFLPMQLAAAKALTLDESWHRSLNEQYKKRREKVFDLLHLLECSYSKEQAGLFVWAKIPSAYKDGYALSDEVLYNAAVFITPGGIFGSEGNNYIRVSLCSTVENLEKAIGRIKTSLNATIK from the coding sequence ATGAAAATAGAACTTGCAAACAGATTGGCCGGCATTGGTGAATATTATTTTTCGCAAAAACTGCGGGAGATAGATGAATTGAACAAAGCCGGAAAAGCCGTTATCAATTTGGGTATCGGCAGTCCAGACCTTGCACCGGACGCTGACGTAATCAAAACCTTGCAAACCGAAAGCAACAAGCCAAATGTACACGGTTACCAAAGCTACAAAGGAGTGGCTGCGTTGCGTGAAGCCATTGCCGCCTGGTATCAAAAATGGTACGGCGTTTCACTTGATGCGGCAACCGAAGTGCTTCCGCTGATCGGTTCGAAAGAAGGCATCATGCACATTTGCATGACGTATTTGAACGAAGGTGACGAGGCGCTCATTCCAAATCCAGGCTATCCAACTTATAGCAGTGCGGTGAAATTGGCCGGCGGTAAACCCGTTTATTATCATTTGAATGAAGAGAATGATTGGGCGCCGAATTTTGATGAACTGGAGAAAACGGATTTATCGAAAGTAAAACTGATGTGGGTGAATTACCCGCAGATGCCCACCGGTCAATTGCCGACAAAAGAATTGTTTGAAAACCTTGTTGCCTTTGGAAAAAAAAATAACATTCTCATTTGTCACGATAATCCATACAGTTTTATTCTGAACGAAAGTCCGATGAGTCTTTTATCAGTCGAAGGTGCAAAAGACGTTGTGGTTGAACTAAACTCGTTAAGCAAATCGCACAACATGGCCGGCTGGCGTGTGGGTATGCTTTGCGGCGCGAAGGAAAGAATTGATGAAGTGTTGCGCTTTAAAAGCAACATGGACAGCGGCATGTTTTTGCCCATGCAATTAGCTGCGGCAAAAGCGTTAACACTAGATGAAAGCTGGCATCGTTCGTTGAACGAACAATACAAAAAACGAAGAGAAAAAGTTTTTGACTTGCTGCATTTATTGGAATGCTCGTATTCAAAAGAACAAGCGGGATTGTTTGTGTGGGCAAAAATTCCTTCAGCATACAAAGATGGGTATGCGTTGAGTGATGAAGTGTTGTACAACGCGGCCGTGTTCATTACACCGGGCGGCATTTTTGGAAGCGAGGGAAATAATTACATCCGTGTGAGTCTTTGCAGCACGGTTGAAAATTTAGAAAAAGCCATTGGCAGAATTAAAACAAGTTTGAACGCAACAATAAAATGA
- a CDS encoding prephenate dehydratase — MANKVSIQGFEGSFHQIAARQFFGKEIGILPCATFREVIETTKGGETDASVMAIENSIAGSILPNYNLLHKSGLSIIGEVYLPIKQHLLVNPGVKFEDIKEVHSHPIAILQCMDFLAKHNWKLVETEDTALSAKHIHQRKSKHIAGVAGKLAAELFDLEIAVENIHTEKNNYTRFLILQKKAVEREDADKASLSFHTDHSRGSLAKVLTKIADGGINLSKLQSFPIPSNAWKYNFHADIEFDSMEQFRTVMKELEPVTEAVKVYGIYKNGNRNSSK; from the coding sequence ATGGCAAACAAAGTATCCATACAAGGTTTCGAAGGCAGCTTTCACCAGATTGCGGCCCGGCAATTTTTTGGAAAAGAGATCGGCATTCTTCCCTGCGCTACTTTTCGCGAAGTGATTGAGACCACCAAAGGCGGCGAAACCGACGCCAGCGTGATGGCGATTGAAAACTCCATCGCGGGCAGCATTCTTCCCAATTACAATTTGCTGCACAAATCCGGGCTTTCCATCATCGGCGAAGTTTACCTGCCCATCAAACAACACCTGCTTGTAAATCCCGGCGTGAAGTTCGAAGACATCAAAGAAGTGCATTCGCATCCCATCGCCATTTTGCAGTGCATGGATTTTTTAGCAAAGCACAATTGGAAACTCGTTGAAACAGAAGACACGGCCTTAAGCGCAAAGCACATTCACCAACGCAAAAGCAAACACATTGCCGGTGTTGCTGGAAAGTTGGCTGCCGAACTTTTTGACCTGGAAATAGCCGTCGAAAACATTCACACCGAAAAGAACAATTACACTCGCTTTTTGATTCTGCAGAAGAAAGCCGTGGAGAGAGAAGATGCCGACAAAGCCTCGCTTTCTTTTCATACCGATCACTCAAGAGGAAGCCTTGCCAAGGTGCTAACGAAGATTGCCGACGGCGGCATTAACTTAAGCAAGTTGCAAAGCTTTCCCATTCCAAGCAATGCGTGGAAATACAATTTTCACGCAGACATTGAGTTTGATTCGATGGAACAATTTCGCACCGTAATGAAAGAACTTGAGCCGGTAACGGAAGCCGTGAAAGTGTACGGTATTTACAAAAACGGAAACAGGAATTCATCCAAATGA
- the aroB gene encoding 3-dehydroquinate synthase, translated as MHAKKIQFSRQATTFYFDAAFSNLKKLVPQKTSVLVTDEHVFAAHQKHFKGWNTIVLKAGEEYKVQATLDSLFEQLLAMKADRTWTLVGVGGGVVTDMTGYAASVYLRGVKFGFVPTTILAMVDAAIGGKNGIDVGLYKNMIGTINQPQFLLYDASLLKTLPLSEWRNGFAEVIKHAAIMDAPMFKELESRNVLFYQKNKVALQKLLQRNAMLKSKVVKEDEFEKDRRRLLNFGHTLGHAVEKQYELMHGESVAIGMAFAAKLSQEMLHFKGIDRLVKLIDQYGLPITAGYDKQKVFDVLVSDKKREGEQMNFILLEKIGKAVIRKIPLQEIYKLI; from the coding sequence ATGCACGCCAAAAAAATTCAGTTTAGCCGGCAGGCAACAACGTTTTATTTTGACGCAGCGTTTTCTAATTTGAAAAAGCTAGTGCCGCAAAAAACGTCCGTGTTGGTAACGGATGAACACGTATTTGCTGCGCACCAAAAACACTTCAAAGGCTGGAATACAATTGTGTTAAAAGCCGGCGAAGAATACAAAGTGCAGGCAACGCTTGATTCGCTCTTTGAACAATTGCTTGCGATGAAAGCCGACCGCACATGGACGCTTGTTGGTGTGGGCGGCGGCGTGGTTACAGACATGACGGGCTACGCGGCTTCGGTGTATTTGCGCGGCGTAAAGTTTGGCTTTGTGCCCACAACGATTTTGGCAATGGTAGACGCAGCCATCGGTGGCAAAAACGGAATTGATGTTGGCTTGTATAAAAACATGATCGGCACCATCAATCAACCGCAATTTTTGTTGTACGATGCGTCGTTGTTGAAAACTCTTCCACTTTCCGAATGGAGAAATGGTTTTGCCGAAGTCATTAAACATGCCGCTATCATGGATGCGCCGATGTTTAAAGAGCTCGAAAGCCGAAACGTTTTGTTCTATCAAAAGAACAAGGTGGCTTTGCAAAAATTGTTGCAGCGAAACGCGATGCTGAAATCGAAGGTGGTGAAGGAAGATGAGTTTGAAAAAGACAGGCGGCGCTTGCTGAACTTCGGACACACATTAGGGCATGCAGTGGAAAAGCAATACGAATTAATGCACGGCGAATCGGTTGCAATCGGGATGGCGTTTGCGGCGAAGCTTTCGCAGGAAATGCTGCATTTTAAAGGCATCGATAGATTAGTCAAATTGATTGATCAATACGGTTTGCCAATAACGGCAGGCTACGACAAGCAAAAGGTTTTTGACGTGTTGGTCAGCGATAAAAAACGCGAAGGCGAACAGATGAATTTTATCCTGCTTGAAAAGATCGGCAAAGCCGTGATAAGGAAAATTCCTTTACAAGAAATTTATAAACTCATTTAA
- a CDS encoding prephenate dehydrogenase: protein MTVTVVGIGLIGGSMAIALKEKGIATKVIGVDANAGHQQKALDLGLVDEVLDLETAVKVSDLIILSVPVNALLLLVNTVLDNVDRQVMMDAGSTKSGLLDVIKDHPKRGRFVATHPMWGTEYSGPEAAVRGAFTGKATVICNKEESDEDAVALVENIYRQLGMHLVYMNAVDHDVHVAYVSHISHITSFALANTVLEKEKEEEAIFELASGGFESTVRLAKSNPAMWVPIFKENRENVLDVLNEHISQLRKFKACLEKENYEYLQDLIVNANGIKKIIK from the coding sequence ATGACAGTGACTGTTGTTGGCATAGGATTGATTGGCGGTTCGATGGCAATTGCGTTAAAAGAAAAAGGCATTGCCACGAAAGTGATTGGCGTAGATGCAAACGCAGGGCATCAGCAAAAGGCACTGGATTTGGGTTTGGTAGATGAAGTCTTGGACTTGGAAACTGCGGTAAAGGTTTCTGATCTAATCATTCTCTCCGTTCCGGTGAATGCGTTGTTATTGCTTGTAAATACGGTTTTGGATAATGTGGATAGGCAAGTAATGATGGATGCCGGGTCAACGAAAAGCGGGCTTCTAGATGTTATTAAAGACCATCCAAAACGCGGACGCTTTGTGGCCACACACCCGATGTGGGGCACGGAATACAGCGGGCCGGAAGCAGCCGTACGCGGCGCTTTCACAGGCAAGGCAACAGTGATTTGCAACAAGGAAGAAAGCGACGAAGATGCAGTTGCGCTTGTTGAAAATATTTATCGCCAACTGGGCATGCACCTCGTGTACATGAACGCTGTTGACCACGACGTGCACGTGGCTTATGTAAGTCATATTTCGCACATTACTTCCTTTGCTTTAGCAAACACGGTGTTGGAAAAAGAAAAGGAAGAGGAAGCAATTTTCGAATTGGCGAGCGGTGGTTTTGAAAGTACGGTGCGATTGGCAAAAAGCAATCCTGCAATGTGGGTCCCTATTTTCAAAGAGAACCGTGAAAACGTGCTTGATGTTTTGAACGAACACATTAGCCAGTTGCGAAAGTTCAAAGCTTGCCTGGAGAAAGAGAATTACGAATACTTACAAGATTTAATTGTAAACGCGAACGGAATAAAGAAGATCATAAAATGA